The genomic stretch AGCCGGAGCCGTACTGGAAGCAGCGCAGCTGGCAGTTGTCGGCGGGATTCCTCGCCGTAGTGCTGGTGCTGGGCGGGATCGTCGCGCTGACGTCCGGCGGGGAGACCGGCACGGACCGGGCCCGCGCCGCGGCGGCCGGCCCGCTCTCCGGCGACGCCGCCCCGCGCGACGGCCGCCCCCAGGGCTGCGCCACCGACGACAGCGCGGGCGACGCGCTGCCCAAGGCCCCGCCGGATGACGTCAGCTGGGACACGCTCGGCATCACGCGGGTGCCGGTGTCCGCCTCGGCGGGGCCCACCCGGACGACGGGGACCCTGCGGTGGTGCTTCGCACGTACGCCGATCGGCGCCGTGCTGGCCGCCCACGTCATCCCGTCGCAGATGAGCGGCTCCGGCTGGCGGACCGTCACGGAGCAGCAGGTCGTCGCCGGGGCGGGACGCGACATGTTCGAGTTCCAGCGTTCCACCGTCCAGGACATCGACAGCGGCGAGCAGACCGGCGACGCGGCGGTCGCCACGTACGCCGGTTTCACGGTGACGTCGTACAAGAGCACGGCCGCGAGCGTGAAGCTGCTCCTGCGGACCTCGCAGGGCTATGCGGCGACCACCATCGTGCTGCGCTGGAGCGGCGGTGACTGGAAGGTCCTGCCCAACGGCGACGGCTCCCTGCACACGCCGGTGACGGCCGTCCAGGGCAACACCAGCGGCTACACCCTGTGGGGGGACTGACATGAACTGCCCGACCGGGAATCCGGTCATCGACCTGATCAAGGGCTTCTTCGACTTTCTCGGCAATCCCATCGGGACGGTCATCGAGCTGATCGCGAACTCCATCCTCGCGGGTGCGATCGCGGTGTTCGGAGCCCTGATCACCGGAGTGCCGACCCTGACGGGGACGGCCACCGCCAAGGACGTCGGCAGCCAGACGCAGTGGCTGGTGGTCTACCTCGCGGTCGGCTCGCTGATCTTCGCCTCGGTCCGGATGGCCCTGGAACGGCGGGGTACCGCGGGCGTGACCGCCTTGAAGGGCATCCTCCGGGTCATCCTGGTCTCGGGCGCGGCCACCACCGTCGTGACGGCCGCGGCGGCCGTCGCCGACGACTACGCCACGTTCCTCTTCAACGCGGGCGCCCAGGCGCAGTTGAGCAATGTCGGTGCCTGCAAGAGCGGCGACAACGTGGAGTCGTTCCTGCTGCTGGTCCTGGCCTTCCTGCTGCTGATCTCCGGGATCATCCACACCATCCTGATGTACATCCGGCTCGGCGTGATGATCCTGCTGCTCGGCACCCTGCCGGTGGCCGCCGCGGCCTCGATGACCGACTGGGGCGCGGGCTGGTGGCGCAAGCACATCGGCTGGATGATCGCCTGGCTGCTGTACAAGCCCGCGGCGGGTCTGGTGCTGTACTCGGGGTCCGCGATGATCTCGCAGGGCGGTCAGGGCGGTGACATCAACGAACGCATCGCCGGTATCGGCCTGATGCTGCTGTCCGCGGTCTCGCTGCCCGCGCTGCTGAAGCTCGTGGTGCCCGCCACCGCCGCCCTCGGTGGCGGCAACCCGGTCTCCGGCGCGCTGTCGGCGGCGGGCGGGGCGCTGGCGACCGGCGCCCGCTCGCTGGGCGGGGCCGCCGGCAGCGGCGGTAGCGGTGGTCAATCGGGGGCGGCCGGTCCGAAGGGGCCGTCCGGCGCGGGCAGTTCGGGAGGCGGCTCGCAGGGCGGCGCCCCCGGTCCGGGCGGGCCCGCGGGCGGGAACGGTTCCAACGGCGCCGGCTGGGGTGGTGCCGCCGGTGCCGGTGCGGGCGGTGGCGGCTCGGGAGCGGCCGCCGGGGCGGGCCGGGCGGCGGCCGCGGCCGGGGGGCCGGCCGGTGCCGCGGTCGCCGCGGTGGTCACCGCCGCGCAGATCGTCGGCAGCACCGCGGCGGGCGCCGTGGACGGCGCCGACGGCGACCTGGGTCACAACACCGGCCGCTGACCCGGTCCGGCGGCGCCGGGAGCCTCGTAGCGAAGGCCCCGTCGCCGCCCTCCGAACGACCGCCGAACTCCCGCTTCCCCCCCTAGGGAGTTCGGCGGTCTTGCCGACCCTCGAACCGGCCCCACTCCCCCCCCGCTGCCCCCTAACACCATCACTTCACGAAGGGAAACCGGACCCTCATGTCCACGGAAGCCGTCACCCATCCGACCTACGGGAACTGGCGCCGGCCAAGGCGGCCCGGGCTCGGGCCACTTGGTCTCGTCGGCACCTTCGGTGTCTTCGGCGGCCTGGTCGTCACCCTGCTCGCCTCGCTGATCTCGCTGTACGCCGCGCTGATCGTGCTGGTCCCGGTCGTGGTGTTCCTGGTTCCGCTCGCCATTCGCACCCAGGACGGGCGCAACGTCTACCAGTTGATGACCCTGCGCGTCGGCTGGTGGCGCCGTAAGGCCAAGGGGTCGCATCTGTATGTCTCCGGACCGCTGTCCGCCCGGCCGGGCGGCCGGTTCCGTCCGCCGGGCCTGCTCAACAAGGTCACCACGACGGAAGGCCGGGACGCCTACGACCGGCCCTTCGGCGTCCTGCACCACCCGGCCCGCAACCTGTACACGATCGTCCTGGGCTGCGACCCCGACGGCGGTGCCCTGGTCGACCCCGACCAGGTCGACGTCTGGGTCGCGCTGTGGGGCGAGTGGCTGGCCCGGCTGGCGCACGAACCCGGGCTGCGCGGCGCCTCCCTGATCGTGGAGACCGCCCCCGACCCGGGCACCCGGCTCGCCCACGAGGTGCTGCCCCGCATCCATCCCGACGCGCCGCCCGCCGCCCGCGCGGTGATGGAGGAGGTCGTCGAGCGCTATCCGACCGCCTCCTCCGAGATGCACACCTACGTCACCCTCACCTACGGCGTCCCGCCCGGCCAGCGGCGCAAGCCGGAGGATGTCATCTCCGACCTCGCGATCCGGGTCCCGGGCCTGCTCGCCGGGCTCGTCGCGGCCGGGGGCGGCTCGGCGTACCCGCTCTCCGCCGAGCGGATCGCCGAGGTCGTCCGGGTCGCCTACGACCCCGCCGTCGCCGCCGACGTGCTCGACGCCCGCGCCCGGTACGGCGGAACGGGCCTCGAGTGGGACGACGCGGGACCGGCCGCCGCCGTCGAGACGGTGAACAGCTACCAGCACGACTCGGGGGTGTCACGGACCTGGCTGCTCACCCTGGCGCCGCGCGGCACGGTCCGGTCCTCGGTGCTCAGGGGCATGCTGGAGGCGGCCCCCGGCACCCGCCGCAAGCGGGTCGCGCTGATCTACCGGCCCATCGACCCGGCCACCTCGGCGCGGATCGTCGAGGCGGACCGGCGCAGCGCCCAGTTCATGGCGACGTCCGGACGCGGCATGGTGCAGGCCCGCGCGGCCTCCGAGATGCGGGCGGCGGAACAGACCGCGGCCGAGGAGGCGTCGGGCGCCGGGCTCGTGGAGTTCTCGCTGATGCTGACGGTCACCGTCGACAGCGCCGCCGAACTGGCCGACGCGAGCGTCACGATCCGCAACCTGACCGCCGCATCCCGGGTGTTGATGCGGCCCGCCGACCGGATGCAGGCGGCGGCGTTCACCTGCACGCTGCCCGCCGGGATCCTCCCGTGGGAGCAGACCCTGATCCCGCACGAGCTTCAGGAGGCGCTGTGAGTCGCCGGAGCGAGGAGCGGAAGGCCGAACAGGCCGACCGGCTGGCCGAGAAGCAGGCGCGCGAGGCGCTGGCCGGGGGCCCGGTCTCGACACAGCCGTCCGGGAAGCCCGGGAAGCAGGACAGGAAGGGCAAGAAGCCGAAGGCGGACGCCGACAAGGCCCGCCCCAGGCAGCCGTACGTCCCGCCCCGTGGCTGGCTCGGTCCCGGCGGCGGACGCGTCGGCTATATGGATCCGCCCACCATGTGGCGGGCCACCACTGTGCAGGCGTGCGGCATGTGGCCGTTCGCCGCAGGTTCCGGCTCGCCCATGACCGGCGTGCCGCTCGGGCAGCACCTGTTCACCGGCGCCACGGTCTGCGGCGACCCGCTGAACTGGTTCACCCGGGCCCGCTACATCTCCAACCCCTCGCTGTTCATGCTCGGCATGCCGGGCCTGGGCAAGTCCACCCTCGTCAACCGGATGCTGATCGGGCTCGCCGCGACCGGCGTGGTCCCGCTGGTGCTCGGCGACCTCAAGCCCGACTACGCCGACACCGTACGGGCGCTGGGCGGTCAGGTGATCTCCATCGGGCGGGGCCGGGGCGGCATCAACGTCCTGGATCCCGGTGCCATGGGCGAGGCGGCGGCGCGGATCGGCGGCGAGGCGGGCGAGGTGCTGAAGGCGGAGACGCACGGGCGGGTGCTGAACATGGTCGCCGCGCTGAT from Streptomyces davaonensis JCM 4913 encodes the following:
- a CDS encoding SCO6880 family protein, which translates into the protein MSTEAVTHPTYGNWRRPRRPGLGPLGLVGTFGVFGGLVVTLLASLISLYAALIVLVPVVVFLVPLAIRTQDGRNVYQLMTLRVGWWRRKAKGSHLYVSGPLSARPGGRFRPPGLLNKVTTTEGRDAYDRPFGVLHHPARNLYTIVLGCDPDGGALVDPDQVDVWVALWGEWLARLAHEPGLRGASLIVETAPDPGTRLAHEVLPRIHPDAPPAARAVMEEVVERYPTASSEMHTYVTLTYGVPPGQRRKPEDVISDLAIRVPGLLAGLVAAGGGSAYPLSAERIAEVVRVAYDPAVAADVLDARARYGGTGLEWDDAGPAAAVETVNSYQHDSGVSRTWLLTLAPRGTVRSSVLRGMLEAAPGTRRKRVALIYRPIDPATSARIVEADRRSAQFMATSGRGMVQARAASEMRAAEQTAAEEASGAGLVEFSLMLTVTVDSAAELADASVTIRNLTAASRVLMRPADRMQAAAFTCTLPAGILPWEQTLIPHELQEAL